A region of the Phaeodactylum tricornutum CCAP 1055/1 chromosome 1, whole genome shotgun sequence genome:
GCTTATCTTCTGTGGTGGAGTCCGTCTCTTTCCATTCCTTCTCCCAAGTTTCCATTTCATGGCAGCTAGTGGTAGCCCTTTCGTCAAACGGATCATCCAGACCGGTTCGCAAATCACTTCTCATACACGTGGAGATCCAGCCCGGTGATACGGTGTTTCCCAACTGCCCGTCACGGGCCATTTGCAACAAGTGCCGAATCAATGCCACCGGTTTGACCGATTCCTCTGTGTAGCCTTGCGCCATGAGATTCTGTCGCAACGAGGACAGTACGGCATCGTCCAAAATAACCATACCCGCACCCAAGGAATGTGCCTGTTGAATGGTGCGTTCATTGCCACCAGCAAAACGTtagcaaacaaaaagtgcAACAAAGACGATAGATTACCCGTGACCGTAGAAGTAGACACGTACCAACGCGAGCGCCACCGTTTCTTGCATTGCCAGCGTACAGGTGTGTGCACTTTTGCCGTCGCCTTGATAGAGACGAATACCGTTGACGCGGGGAAAGGAGCGACGCCAGTGTGGCTGCGAAGCGAGGGATAGAGCTGCCTGTAGGGACTGTGACGTATCAGCGTGCATGAATTTGCGGAGGCTGGTATGCAGTCCGAGCCATTCCATCAACAAGCAAGCATACAGAGTTCGCCGATCGAGGCGCGATTTGGATGCAGCGTCCCAGCTACGAGAGTGTAGAGTCAAGTAAGCCAGCGCCGCTGGTGAAGGGGGTACGTAGAGGTGTGTTTGCCACGCTCGGAGCATTTCTTGGGGATCTACCGCTGCTGTTTCACGCGAAGAAGCGGTGACGGTACCGGTCTTGGATTTGGAGCGGCCCCGGTGCAAGCGCGATCCGAGTCGAACACCGACGCCTCCACCACGCGGCGATTTTTCGAgttggtcgtcgtcgtcatcatcatcatcgtcttcaaacGCGACCACGGTGCTGTCGCGGTTGTTCCCCTCGTTGGCCGTATTGTTttcatcctcgtcctccACTAGCTCAACTTCCACTTGGACTTGGGTCGTGGGGTCCAGAATGAGGTTCAAGTTTTGCAGTTCCTCGTCCCATTCCGAATCTTCCGTGGCATCCGTATCACTGTCGTCGGATCCTTCGCCGTCGGGGTCACCGACCGCGTTGGATTTTTTATGATGGCTGTCTTTCGTGGTGCTGCTGTGCGAGAGTGTTTTGACTCCAACGGCTGCCGTGTCCTTGTCCGTCGCCAATCCGTGGTCGGTATTTTCCGACCGCGATGCTGCGTTTTCCCGATCCAGAGGGTTGTTCCGAGTATACCAGGCATCCCCGTGGCGTTCCTCCTGATCTTGATCGGCCTGGGACCGGTCCATGGCGTCCTTTTGTTCCATCGCGGCTACGTACTGTGCAATGGTCAGGCTCGTACGGGCAGTCTGTTCCGGGACAGTAGTGTCACGGAAGGTTGGATCCGGTCGCCCTCCGCCTCGGGGAATCGTACGTATCCAACCCCGACGGGAACGGATTGGCGTGTTCGCCAGCACCGTCACGTGCGGTGTGGTTGTAAACGCGACGGCGAGTCCCAACCAATACGATTGCTGTAGCGATAGAACTCGCATGGTGGAGCCAAAATAACAAATACAACGTATCAAACAAAAACGCAACGAAACGAGGCCAGTTCCAAACCAGGCGCTCTAGGGGCAAATGTGTACGGAGGACGACCCCCCCCAAAGGAGTGTAGAGAGGAAGGAAAGGCTTCGACTGATATCGAGACGAAGTAACGTAAAGGATTCCTGTTGTCACTTTCGTTCGAGAGCGTGCTAGCTATCGACCAGAAAGTAGTCAATGGAAAAGGGTTGAAATGATGTACTAAGCTTTGTTGTTCTCGTTCcttgtgtgcgtgtgtgaAGAGTGTAGGTTtcttgccaacgaaacaaccTTGGCCTTCGTGTCGCTTCTTCCGGTCACCTTGTCGAGTGAGACTGATAGggaatgacagtgagtaggACTAAGCGTAAGTAACAACAACCACTAattctaactgtaaagcgCTAGCTAGCTCGACTAACAGAACAGAAAGCACACGACCTCCCGCAGAGAGAAATTCTGTTCCCAAATGTGCGACACCGTGCAGAATGATTTGTTGGAGAATACGGAATTCTTATCCAATCATACTTGTCTGCTTGTTCCCAGACGTCCTATTCTGAAAACTTCCACGTGGTACTCCTTCCTGCACAGGGGAAAACGGCAGTCACGCCAACATTGCGTTCTACCGGTCGGGAACACAAACCAATCGGCACGGCACGGCACCCCGACGCAAGTCACCACCCACCACCGCGTTCCTTCCTCTCGCCCACAAGTTTGCCCAGCACGACAGAAACGCACCGTTACACCCGTTTCCCGTTCCAATCTCTCTCCTCCCAAAACCTCCTTTTCCACCATTCGGTAGCATGAAGCTCCTTTCCATTGTTGCCTTATTGGCGACTCTGACCATCGGCTGGGCcgccaatgactgtgaaggtCCGTAACGACTACTGGTAGGCTGGCTCGTACTGTCGCACGCCACGGTCATTGCAACATTCCGTAGCAACGTTGTTGGGTCCGTTGCAACTTTTCCGCACGCATCATGGCGTTCGTCTCCGTGTCGGTATTACAAGACTAGTTAGTTACCTTGTCGTGACTCGGTCGCCGATTCTATAGACTCACTCACACTGCGTCTTTTCGAATACACACAGTGTGCGTCAAGGTCATGGAGGACGTGCGCGCCACGATTCCCAAAGCCGACGCCAGCAAAAAGCCGGCCATTGAAGCGGCACTCGGTGCCTACTGCGCCCGGGATACCTTGTCCGCGCGCGAACGCAAAATTTGTTACTACATTGACCCCATCAAAAGGGACGTGGCGCAGCCTTTCTCCCTCGGCATGACGGCACTGAAAACCTGCCAACGCATCAACCAATCAAATCCAGAAATATGCACCGTCAAGTTCCCCGTTAAAACGGAAAAAATGGAAACCAAAGATATCAACAAACTGCGGGTCAAGCAATTGAAACAAATCTTGGCCGATAGGGGTGTCGAGTGTAAAGGATGCgtcgaaaaggaagaattCGTCAAGCGGGTGCAAGAAACGGAACATATGGCGTCCGATGAATTCTAGTAAGCGAACCATTCTTTATGATCATAGTCCGTATTGCTAGAACTGAAACCAATCGTCGCGTAGAAACTGTTGCTAACGTGCAGGGTAGATTGTTGAGAGCTACCGAGACTGCCTACGCCGCAATTAGACCCGCTTCGTGCAATAATTCAAATTGCGACTCGTACAAATAGAAGCTATAGGTATCTACAACAAGGCATGCCACATGGTACCCACACTTTCCAGGCATTCTACCGTCGTATACGTAAGAGAGGTTCGCCATCTATGCCATTCGTATTGGACTACAGGTTCAGTTTTGTTCCTTCAGTCGGTTGGAGTGCACTGAACTAGAGAGCTCTAGCCCTGGACGATTGCCTTTGGTGCACCCAGCTGCAACGCAGATGCTAATTCTAACAGGACATATTTTTCTGGTCTTGATGCGTTCCACTTCGGCCAGGGCCTTCGTTCAATATGCACTGTCTCTGCATCTACCTAGAGTCGAGAATGAAATGCAACGACACCGTAGTGTGCACATTGACTGCCTATGATTGCGTGTTGCCACACGCCCACCGACCCTTAAACTCGTTACAAATGTCTTGGGAAGATTTGAAAGGGGAACAGAGTTTCTTCCAATGTAAAGAGAGAGCCTGTCACTGATACACCGAGTCCTTTGAATACCGTGTGTATATCGACAGTAGACGAATCCATGTAAAGCTAATTAGCGTCGACAATTTTATTTATTGGTAATTATGGACCGCCAAGAAGTAGGCCCAACCATGATGACTGTGACTGTCACGGAAGAGCCAACCTCGGTGCACCCAAATCCGTTTCCCGTTTAAGAGTAGTCGTCACCGATCAGTCCCAGTCTTACAAATGAGAGAGAATCCACCATGagagacgacgacaacgacaaggacACTGGAAGTAGCAGCAGTGAACATAGCGTAAGCGAATCATCACGAGCTGAGGGCCTAATCGACCCCGAATTTCACTCCGATGAGTCGTATTCGGAGAGCGTTTCCTCGTCTGAAGAACAGTCCTTGGACCCCAAAAGCCGGCCTTCCAGTCCTGAACATCTGGTAGATAAGGATGCTTCTAGTGAAGGAGAATATAGCGGTGAATCAACGTCCTACAATTCGGAACAGTCGCGATCCCAAAATTCATTTGAGTCTGGATCCTATGATTCTGCATCGCGTTCATACGAGTCCCGTACTTCAAAGTCCTTCTCGGATGAGAATTCCTACTTTTCTGGCTCTGAAGCTGGCTCCCTAGGGTCCCGCTCATACGATTCACAGGCTTCTGTGTCGCATTCTGGAGCGGAAGAATCCTATGAATCAGATGGGCGTGATGATCATTATTGTAGTGACCAGGACAATACGTCGAGATCTCCGTGTTTTAAAAACAATCTGGTCCAGGAAATCCAGGATGGATCCTACACGGGAAGCTACTCAGGCGACGATCAATCATATGATTTCAGGAAGCGggaagaggacgagatgATCTCTACATATGCCGAGGACTTTCACGACTCACGAGTGCGCAGTGTATCAGATTGCGATGAGAGCTCTGTCAGCCATTCCAGCTCGTGCACTGGTTCTTCACCCGCGGAAGAATCTTACACGAGCAATCGTTCTGAGGATGACCCAGTACGGAAGGTATATGGACTGAAGACAGCGCGAGCTGACGAGGATCGATTTCAATCGTCGAAGGATTCATCCTTTCAGTCTTCATTTGCTAACTCTGCGTTAAGCAGCACCCCTTCATTTGCTGTCGATTCGGATAGCGAAACATATGCAGCAAAGGATCCATTTCAAACCAGATTTCATCCCAAAGAATTACGTGCGTCAGTAGGTGGCGACAATGCCAACAAAAGTAGCGGTCCAGGGTTTTTAGCAAAAGGCGACGTCAATGACTTTCAGCCAGCAAAGCGGGTATCCGCAGTCGAGAGTAAGCTGCCGTATCAGGAGGATGTTCCTACCAACGCTTCCGGAGATTGTAGTTCCAGTGGAGACACTGACTCATTTGCAGACGACATCAAAGTCGCTGATTCTTCGGGGAGCAATGAAAGTTCCATAGGAATCGAGGATCTTCAGGAAAATTCGGAGACGGACGAATATGAATCAGGATCTATTTATGAAGAATCTCAGCCGCAACAATCCAATCGGCACGGCCCTTACACCCAACGCGTTGAAATCAATCGTGCCAACACGACATGTGAAAAACAGCGAAGTTGCTCAGAGTGCAGTAGTGATGGTCAATCATTTGCTTCCGAAAGAGTAACTGAGGAAGACAATGAAGACCACGCTATTTATTTTGGTACCGCGTTACCACAAGGCATCGACCAAAGCCTTCCCGGACATGAACAGAAAAAGCTCGATAATGACTTTTCACGAAATTCCGAAATAAGCAAAACACTAAGCGTCAGCGAAGCCTCAACAATAGACGACTCTCATGGCAAGGCTTCTCTTCGTTCTGCTCACACCTTGGAAGTCGGTTTCGAAAACAGCTTTGGTGATAGTTTTGCATCCACGTTCGACAACACAGACCCCTTCGGAGATGTCTTCGGCTCGGGTTCATTTCATCCTGATGAAAGCTTTGGCGGTTCGTTGCTCTCGAAGGACGAACCTCTCGGAAAAATTACAGAGCATAGTGTTGAGCAAAGCTCGCCGGATTATTCTGGCACAAGCGAAGTGATAGGCTCTCCTTACAGTCAGAAGTTCGATTCGAGGGTGCATCATGATGGAGAGAGGTCGCTACTGGGGGGTGGAAGTAGCGTTGAAGATTCTACTGGTATTGAGAACAGTGTTAAGAGGGAAGGCTCGCGAAGAAATCTCGGTAAGCGGACATCAGCCAACGCGCTAAACATTGTATCACCCAGCTCTCCTCTTGAAGACATTCCACAGATTTTTCCTGTTACTGTATCTggtgcggaagaagaaaatgaaaccaTCGCTCTTGCATCTAAGCAATATAACAGATATTCGCGTGAGCAAATGTCAAAACTTGCGAATGCACCACAGTACCCTTACGAAGGAGACGAATTCAATCGCAGTCCTAGAAGCCCAAACGaaaagagcaagaagaagaggagacGACGCGAGAAATTCAAGAGTACCGAGCTTCTTGATCTAGTTGCAAATGTCAATGATGCAATCGTAAGGCTCGAAGTAGGTCACAAACTTGGCGATCAGGCATCGTCGACTGATATTGACCTCGAATCGACACCACGATTGTTAATATATGGTTTTGAAGCGCTGGTAGGTATTTTCCTGCAGCTCGCCGACGAACTAGAACTCATATCAACTTTTGCAAGAAAGAAAGACGCCGCAGCGATCAGTGCATTGCAAGTTGTATTGAGTTTTGCACCCACCTTGGACGATGTCTTCGCCGAATTGAAACCAATCTTGCAACATTTCTTAGAAGAAGAACTTGACGAAGAAATGAATGACTTCCTGTACGGAATGAATTTTATAGTGGACTTGCTGTGCGAGCTTACTTATCGAGTAGGGGAGAAGCAAGAGTGGAATGCGAGATCGAACACGTCTTTTTCGACTCTTATTGAATTACTTGCCCGTGATCTTCTCGAGGTTGTGTCGATTTTCGGTGATGTCGACACACCTGACTTCGAAGTTTCTGCCCAATTGCAGGATGCATGGGAAACGACCGGGCATGAGGAAGAATTCAAGACATTGGAGGTAACGAATGATTTAGATATGTTTCGTCAGATCTGCTACGAGGTCATGATTAGCACTGATCAATGGTGCCCTGACACAACTACTTTGATGCACATTTGTGGTATCGACCAAGGAATCCTTGACGAACAGAGTCTACAACCCAGTCCTGATGATCGCTTGGCGCCTACACCAGAACAGGCGATACATGTCCTCGAGAAGATCACGGGGGACCCTCTGCCTCGATTGAGTACATTTGCAAGCGTGATGCGAAGGATAATGCCAATTCAAGCAATTTCTGACCCGAAACTGACCGACCGCTTTGCAAGCGTCCGGAGCAATGTAAGGAATCCCCTAGGcttgtcttcttcttccaatCTTGTTGCGATCTCGTCGGTGCCTGAAATTCTGTACGACCCAAATGCACTAGGAGTCGCTGGAGTAGGGAAGACTACTCTTGCCGCCATGGTCGCCGACCACGAAGATGTCCGCCGCTTTTTTCACGATGGAATTGCATGGCTTCATATAGGTCAAAAGGAGCTCAATTACACAAGATATGTCCAGTGCTTGCGTGATTTGGTCGCACAACTTGGTGTCGATGAACACGATGAACCGCTGTTTCCAGAGCTACTTAACACTCCTGGAGAATCAAAAGCTAAACGGCGTCGGCGTGAAGAAGGATTTATGATATTTGTGCGGGAGACTATGCTGGAATTTCTCCGATACAGAAATGTACTAATTGTATTGGATAATGTTTGCTTCGAGCCTGATCTTGACTGGTTTGACTTCGGTCCTTCTCCTGTAGAAGGTGACCaggaaaatgaagaagaatttgCATGCGTGGTTTTAATTACAAGCAGATGCCGGAATCTTCTCCCTGCGGCGGACACGATTGAGGTCGACATGCTTGACGAAGCTGAAAGCATTACATTGTTGATCCAAGAGTCGGGGAAACTGCCTCACTCTTTAATGGCAGGGTCTCCGGAAACCAGAGCAGTTGTTCTCGAATGCGCAAATCATCCGTTGGCCGTGAAAAGCGTTGGGCGCTGGTTAAATCTCAAACATGCGACTGCAGGCGCGGTTAGTAGCGTAGAAGAGATTCATGAGGACGTTGTGAAATCCATGGAAAATGTTCTAAAAACGGGAGGCCAGGAGGATGCTGATATGATGTACGAGATTTTGAACATGAGTCTTACCCCTTCAATGAATGGCGAACCAACAGTCATTATCAAGTTTTGCTTTTCAGCATTTGTGCTGGTATTTTGCGATCAGAAACTATTATCTGATTTCGCGCTTGCAGACTCGTCACCGATAATTCCCATCGAAATAGCAAAGCTTCTTTTTGAATCTATCTTGGAGCTCGAGGAGGAATGCTTGCTTAAAGAGGGTAGTCTATTTTGTGGTCAAAAAAATGAAGCAACAGATTTAATACCAGAGGCTTTGAAAGCTCTTGGAATCTTCAAGGAAATTTCTACTTTTTCCGAGTCCGTTGAAAACGGATCACAAAATGAAGAGACTGAAGAGAAATATTTACAAATCATGCATATCATTCAGCAAGAATACGGTGAGTACTTACTTTCAGAAGACCTCTCACTCCAAGATATCACCAGAGATGCTGAGAGGCGCTGGAATCGAGCTCTTGGGGAAGCGTACATGGCACAAAATATATACTGGGACAGAGATGCTCCCGGAGCAGGACTTGACTATGCACTTGAATTGATGCCTTCTCATCTGATTAGAGGCCAGCTCTTGACTGAGGCCGCGGACTTACTTTCAAACGAAAGTTTCGTGCGTGGGAGGCTTTTTGCCGTAGGGCGCGAAAACGGTACACGACGCCACATCATGGATTGTGAGGCCCTTTTCGCCGCAATGGTAGAGCACCGCACTATTGGTCGGAACAAACTTGATCCAAAAGCTACAATAAAGAAAGCTTATCACGCTTTAGGAAGACAGCTCACCATGGATGAAGATGACTACATTTCAGAAGAAAACTCTCCAGAAGCCGTGGAAGTCGGTCGGGCACATTTTGAAATCGGATTTTCGTTAGCTGAGAAACGGTGCTGGGATACAGCAATTGAGCATTGGGAAAAAAGCCAAGAGCTTATTGTTTCTGCGCTCGGTATGGTTGAGCTTGTCGCCGGTATACTGTACAACATTGGTGTCGTTTATACAGAAACACACGAGTATGAGCAAGCTCTCGGCTCGTTGAAGCAATGTTTGAAGATTCGAGGGGCTATACATGGAGAAGAACACATTCTATACGCTCAGACTATTCAAAGGATTGGAGATATCTTTCTTGGAATGAGCGACTACCACGAAGCGATGGAAAGCTATAACTGGGCTCTGGATGTCATGCACATTGAACCAAGTCATCACCGGATTGATATAGGCGACATCCTTGAGAATATGGGGAACATCCACTTTTGCAAAGGAgagttggacgaagccgttCAGTGCTACCAAAATGCGTTGCGTTCCAAGCAATTGGATCTTGGAGAGAACCATCCGGAACTCTCGACGTTATACCACCACACCGGTAATTGCTTATCCGACCAGGGCAAAAATGACGAAGCCGTTGctctttttgaa
Encoded here:
- a CDS encoding predicted protein, with translation MCDTVQNDLLENTEFLSNHTCLLVPRRENGSHANIAFYRSGTQTNRHGTAPRRKSPPTTAFLPLAHKFAQHDRNAPLHPFPVPISLLPKPPFPPFGSMKLLSIVALLATLTIGWAANDCEVCVKVMEDVRATIPKADASKKPAIEAALGAYCARDTLSARERKICYYIDPIKRDVAQPFSLGMTALKTCQRINQSNPEICTVKFPVKTEKMETKDINKLRVKQLKQILADRGVECKGCVEKEEFVKRVQETEHMASDEF
- a CDS encoding predicted protein, translated to MRDDDNDKDTGSSSSEHSVSESSRAEGLIDPEFHSDESYSESVSSSEEQSLDPKSRPSSPEHLVDKDASSEGEYSGESTSYNSEQSRSQNSFESGSYDSASRSYESRTSKSFSDENSYFSGSEAGSLGSRSYDSQASVSHSGAEESYESDGRDDHYCSDQDNTSRSPCFKNNLVQEIQDGSYTGSYSGDDQSYDFRKREEDEMISTYAEDFHDSRVRSVSDCDESSVSHSSSCTGSSPAEESYTSNRSEDDPVRKVYGLKTARADEDRFQSSKDSSFQSSFANSALSSTPSFAVDSDSETYAAKDPFQTRFHPKELRASVGGDNANKSSGPGFLAKGDVNDFQPAKRVSAVESKLPYQEDVPTNASGDCSSSGDTDSFADDIKVADSSGSNESSIGIEDLQENSETDEYESGSIYEESQPQQSNRHGPYTQRVEINRANTTCEKQRSCSECSSDGQSFASERVTEEDNEDHAIYFGTALPQGIDQSLPGHEQKKLDNDFSRNSEISKTLSVSEASTIDDSHGKASLRSAHTLEVGFENSFGDSFASTFDNTDPFGDVFGSGSFHPDESFGGSLLSKDEPLGKITEHSVEQSSPDYSGTSEVIGSPYSQKFDSRVHHDGERSLLGGGSSVEDSTGIENSVKREGSRRNLGKRTSANALNIVSPSSPLEDIPQIFPVTVSGAEEENETIALASKQYNRYSREQMSKLANAPQYPYEGDEFNRSPRSPNEKSKKKRRRREKFKSTELLDLVANVNDAIVRLEVGHKLGDQASSTDIDLESTPRLLIYGFEALVGIFLQLADELELISTFARKKDAAAISALQVVLSFAPTLDDVFAELKPILQHFLEEELDEEMNDFLYGMNFIVDLLCELTYRVGEKQEWNARSNTSFSTLIELLARDLLEVVSIFGDVDTPDFEVSAQLQDAWETTGHEEEFKTLEVTNDLDMFRQICYEVMISTDQWCPDTTTLMHICGIDQGILDEQSLQPSPDDRLAPTPEQAIHVLEKITGDPLPRLSTFASVMRRIMPIQAISDPKLTDRFASVRSNVRNPLGLSSSSNLVAISSVPEILYDPNALGVAGVGKTTLAAMVADHEDVRRFFHDGIAWLHIGQKELNYTRYVQCLRDLVAQLGVDEHDEPLFPELLNTPGESKAKRRRREEGFMIFVRETMLEFLRYRNVLIVLDNVCFEPDLDWFDFGPSPVEGDQENEEEFACVVLITSRCRNLLPAADTIEVDMLDEAESITLLIQESGKLPHSLMAGSPETRAVVLECANHPLAVKSVGRWLNLKHATAGAVSSVEEIHEDVVKSMENVLKTGGQEDADMMYEILNMSLTPSMNGEPTVIIKFCFSAFVLVFCDQKLLSDFALADSSPIIPIEIAKLLFESILELEEECLLKEGSLFCGQKNEATDLIPEALKALGIFKEISTFSESVENGSQNEETEEKYLQIMHIIQQEYGEYLLSEDLSLQDITRDAERRWNRALGEAYMAQNIYWDRDAPGAGLDYALELMPSHLIRGQLLTEAADLLSNESFVRGRLFAVGRENGTRRHIMDCEALFAAMVEHRTIGRNKLDPKATIKKAYHALGRQLTMDEDDYISEENSPEAVEVGRAHFEIGFSLAEKRCWDTAIEHWEKSQELIVSALGMVELVAGILYNIGVVYTETHEYEQALGSLKQCLKIRGAIHGEEHILYAQTIQRIGDIFLGMSDYHEAMESYNWALDVMHIEPSHHRIDIGDILENMGNIHFCKGELDEAVQCYQNALRSKQLDLGENHPELSTLYHHTGNCLSDQGKNDEAVALFEEAIRLKEFDPDGESGRDAEVLTIKGVLFILSGKQQEGLECYEKALQVLVTKASHKKEEVASLLHLIGCVYLLNGEQTKAMKLFKESLQARRKVLGFVHLDVAATLFNMAFVHQTRNRPEKALKCLEEALKIRQLRLPDGEKVAVTHERIGALARSIGKSKKAEIAFTEALRIRKVIHGDSHEAIASVLQELGDLMHDLEEYEDAMKYYTEALDIRHERLGPTDLAVAETLYSMGFTLQANDASDRALAFFDESLQIRTKHLGEDSNEVGDTLNMMGFLQVKRGELDEALGLLWEALQIRKLQKDSIKVSETLKNIGNVHREKEEHDLAIECYEECLRIRRSELGDEHEKVADALIAIGNVYSDIDEKEEAKECYKEALTIRTICFGENDESVAAVLQYMGTLEFRAGELDRALQLLSEFIRIRKNSQTEKDGDYVNVLFMMGNVHKMQGSEEEAQKCWTEAYEVFQGLGLVEDNPEIAELMGNLLKEHDDSRPERPHEHGNGKFKNMLGRLTEKMKGTFNEANKLGHGRSKNRGHQL